The following proteins are co-located in the Paenibacillus sp. FSL H8-0079 genome:
- a CDS encoding PBP1A family penicillin-binding protein, which translates to MTKPNQKTRKRGFRVRKFIKNLSLLAVLAMLATAAGLVYLYATSLPLADSDRNSRLLDSQGEVIATFSAGGKDSVPVQLEDIAPDLVNATLAVEDRKFYNHYGFDVQGMGRAVLVNLEHMQMSQGASTLTQQLARNLYLSHEKTWTRKAKEAMYTAQLEMKYSKDEILQMYLNEIYYGHGAYGIEAASRMYFGKSAKQLDLAESAMLAGIPKGPTYYSPYNHMKNAKDRQKIVLNAMADIGKINQAEADKAYEKMLSFKPESERKTVESAPFFRDYIRSLAIKELGISEAMLDHGGLNIYTTLDLRVQKAAEDAIAKGMDAKSELETALVSIDPRTGYIKAMVGGKNYRTNQINHVLATTRQPGSAFKPIMYLAALESKQLTSASMFNSEPTLFHYDNDRKTYKPGNFGDKYLGEIDLRQAIAASDNIYAVNTIMQIGPEQVVSMAKSLGITSNLSAVPSLALGTSPVSPLEMASAFSVIAASGQRTPPVAILQVTDAAGRVLYESPQTKAETVVEPAAAYVLTRLMESVFENGGTGNRVSAAIKRPVAGKTGTTNTDAWLVGFTPELSTAVWVGYDQGKAISTSDGRRAAPIFAQFTEQALASVPPKIFTVPDRVVSVYIDPESGKLAGNGCEEKRLEVFIDGTEPTEVCHGTADDSDSGEDEKTRQVQNQQGIQEEKHSWWGDFKRWWVE; encoded by the coding sequence ATGACCAAGCCAAATCAAAAGACCCGCAAACGCGGGTTCCGTGTACGAAAATTCATTAAAAACCTGTCTCTGCTCGCCGTGCTCGCCATGCTTGCTACCGCGGCGGGACTAGTGTATCTATACGCAACCAGCCTGCCTCTCGCAGACTCGGACCGGAATTCCAGATTGCTGGACAGTCAAGGTGAAGTCATCGCTACCTTCTCCGCAGGTGGCAAAGATTCTGTACCTGTTCAACTGGAAGATATCGCGCCAGATCTGGTCAATGCCACTCTGGCTGTAGAAGACCGAAAATTCTATAATCACTACGGGTTCGACGTGCAAGGGATGGGACGGGCTGTGCTCGTTAACCTCGAACATATGCAGATGTCGCAGGGTGCGAGTACCTTGACTCAACAGCTGGCGCGTAACCTGTATCTATCTCATGAGAAAACATGGACTCGTAAAGCCAAGGAAGCCATGTACACGGCGCAATTGGAGATGAAATACAGTAAGGATGAAATTTTGCAGATGTATCTGAATGAAATCTATTATGGGCATGGAGCGTACGGAATCGAAGCGGCTTCGCGGATGTATTTTGGCAAATCAGCCAAACAGCTGGATCTCGCAGAGAGCGCCATGCTGGCAGGAATCCCGAAAGGGCCCACCTACTATTCACCCTATAACCATATGAAGAATGCCAAAGACCGACAGAAGATTGTGCTGAATGCCATGGCCGATATCGGCAAGATCAACCAGGCCGAAGCGGATAAAGCCTATGAGAAAATGCTTTCGTTCAAACCGGAAAGTGAGCGTAAAACAGTGGAAAGCGCACCGTTTTTCCGTGACTATATTCGGAGTCTGGCCATCAAAGAACTGGGAATCAGTGAAGCGATGCTGGATCACGGGGGTTTGAACATCTACACTACACTGGATCTGCGTGTACAAAAAGCAGCTGAAGACGCCATAGCGAAAGGTATGGATGCCAAAAGCGAGCTGGAGACGGCCCTCGTGTCCATTGACCCTCGAACGGGCTATATCAAAGCCATGGTAGGCGGCAAGAATTACCGCACCAATCAGATTAACCATGTACTGGCGACCACACGCCAGCCAGGTTCGGCGTTTAAACCCATTATGTATCTGGCAGCCCTGGAATCCAAGCAACTCACCAGTGCATCCATGTTTAACAGTGAACCTACCCTGTTTCATTATGACAACGACCGCAAAACCTATAAACCCGGCAACTTTGGAGACAAGTATCTGGGTGAGATTGATCTAAGACAGGCGATCGCCGCTTCAGACAATATCTATGCGGTGAACACCATTATGCAGATTGGTCCTGAGCAAGTTGTGAGCATGGCCAAAAGCCTCGGCATTACAAGCAACCTGAGCGCCGTGCCCTCTCTTGCACTGGGAACCTCACCTGTCAGTCCGCTAGAGATGGCGTCGGCCTTTTCTGTCATCGCGGCTAGTGGACAACGGACGCCACCTGTAGCCATTTTGCAAGTGACGGATGCCGCAGGACGTGTGCTCTATGAATCGCCCCAGACGAAGGCTGAGACCGTGGTGGAACCTGCGGCAGCTTATGTACTGACTCGTTTAATGGAAAGTGTCTTCGAAAATGGGGGAACGGGTAACCGGGTGTCTGCTGCGATCAAACGTCCAGTAGCCGGAAAGACAGGAACGACCAATACGGATGCTTGGCTGGTCGGATTCACACCGGAGCTCTCCACCGCGGTATGGGTTGGTTACGATCAAGGCAAAGCCATCTCGACTTCGGATGGCCGACGGGCGGCGCCGATCTTTGCCCAGTTCACAGAGCAGGCCCTTGCGAGCGTACCACCCAAAATCTTTACCGTACCTGATCGTGTTGTAAGTGTCTATATCGACCCCGAATCCGGCAAACTGGCAGGCAACGGCTGTGAAGAGAAGCGATTGGAAGTTTTTATTGATGGCACTGAACCGACAGAGGTATGTCATGGTACGGCGGATGATTCGGATTCTGGAGAAGATGAGAAGACCCGTCAGGTACAGAATCAACAAGGCATACAGGAAGAGAAACATTCCTGGTGGGGAGATTTCAAACGTTGGTGGGTAGAATGA
- the speE gene encoding polyamine aminopropyltransferase, producing MELWFTEKQTPVFGITAKIKQTYVTEKTDFQDLAMVETEEFGNMLLLDGMVMTTVKDEFVYHEMAAHPALNTHPNPKKVLVVGGGDGGVIREVIKHAAVEKAVLVEIDGKVIEYSKKYLPEIAGKLDEPNVEVLVNDGYMHIIEHKNEYDVIIVDSTEPVGPAAPLFERGFYQGIYEALKEDGIFVAQTDNPWFKADLIQKVNKDVKEIFPIVHVYGCNIPTYPSGLWTFTMGSKKHDPLEVDETQIPEMDTKYYSPRLHKAAFVLPKFVEDLTK from the coding sequence ATGGAATTGTGGTTTACGGAGAAGCAGACCCCGGTATTCGGGATCACCGCGAAGATTAAGCAGACCTATGTTACAGAGAAAACCGATTTTCAAGATTTGGCCATGGTAGAAACCGAGGAATTCGGTAACATGTTGCTCCTTGATGGCATGGTGATGACTACCGTAAAAGACGAATTCGTATATCACGAAATGGCGGCACACCCTGCGCTGAACACTCACCCGAATCCCAAAAAAGTTCTGGTTGTTGGTGGCGGCGATGGCGGAGTCATTCGTGAAGTCATTAAGCATGCTGCTGTAGAAAAAGCAGTTCTCGTCGAAATCGACGGTAAAGTCATTGAGTACTCTAAAAAATATTTGCCTGAAATCGCCGGCAAGTTGGACGAGCCTAATGTTGAAGTGCTCGTAAACGACGGCTACATGCATATTATTGAACATAAAAATGAATACGATGTGATTATCGTAGACTCCACGGAGCCTGTAGGCCCGGCTGCGCCACTGTTTGAGCGTGGTTTCTACCAAGGTATCTACGAAGCACTCAAAGAAGACGGAATCTTCGTTGCCCAAACGGACAACCCTTGGTTCAAGGCGGATCTGATCCAGAAGGTGAACAAAGACGTCAAAGAAATCTTCCCGATCGTACATGTGTACGGCTGTAATATTCCAACATATCCAAGTGGTTTGTGGACATTCACCATGGGTAGCAAGAAACATGACCCGCTCGAAGTGGATGAGACTCAAATCCCGGAGATGGATACCAAGTATTACTCTCCGCGTCTGCACAAAGCAGCATTTGTACTTCCTAAATTCGTGGAAGATTTAACGAAATAA
- a CDS encoding YwhD family protein encodes MDQNEQNGKKQIALNIVSAKSKHKGFGAGSIELNNLSPVIIDNGEAKIDIGAMHAKSKVERNIKFSTNREDVPNGRQVWLVWVAVDRTEEGQLYGGATACEMWIDTEARRGWKLLAEHVNRMDYALKRRFMLDELGPEARAALKTLLISHNEDWWNASPDVLKEALA; translated from the coding sequence ATGGACCAAAACGAGCAAAACGGCAAAAAACAGATTGCCTTGAATATCGTTAGTGCAAAAAGCAAGCATAAAGGCTTCGGTGCGGGCTCCATTGAACTGAATAACCTTTCCCCGGTCATTATTGATAATGGCGAAGCCAAAATCGATATTGGTGCGATGCATGCGAAGAGTAAAGTGGAACGCAATATCAAGTTCTCTACCAATCGTGAGGATGTGCCCAACGGACGCCAGGTATGGCTGGTATGGGTAGCTGTCGATCGCACGGAGGAAGGCCAACTGTATGGTGGAGCAACGGCATGTGAGATGTGGATTGATACGGAAGCAAGACGTGGATGGAAACTGCTGGCCGAACATGTGAATCGCATGGATTATGCCTTGAAGCGTCGCTTCATGCTGGATGAGCTTGGACCCGAAGCTCGAGCTGCACTTAAGACACTGTTGATCTCACACAACGAAGACTGGTGGAATGCTTCTCCGGATGTATTGAAGGAAGCACTTGCCTAA